In Deltaproteobacteria bacterium, the following proteins share a genomic window:
- the ftsA gene encoding cell division protein FtsA has product MVERPGDIIVGLDIGTTKICAVVSEFNSKGADIIGVGTHPSVGLRKGVVVNIDNTVDSIRRAMEEAELMAGCEIGSVLIGIAGGHIKGFNSHGVIAVKGQEVSQEDVDRVIDAARAVAIPLDREVIHILPQEYMVDEQRGILDPVGMTGVRLEAKVHIVTGAVTAAQNLIKCANRAGLDVVDIVFQPLASAEAVLTQEEKDLGVALVDFGGGTTDLALFTDGAIKHTAVLGLGGNNLTNDIAVGLRTPVKEAEQIKTRHGSCLSSLVDKDQMIEVPSVGGRKPRLLSRHILSEILEPRVEEIFTLIDQEMERTGLKELLAGGVVITGGSALLPGIAEIADQVFQLPTRIGFPQRISGLVDVVNGPMFATAVGLVLFGMESQPRKKFRIRDGNIFNRVTLRMKSWFKI; this is encoded by the coding sequence ATGGTCGAGAGGCCGGGTGACATAATCGTCGGTCTGGATATCGGCACCACTAAAATATGTGCGGTAGTGAGTGAATTCAACAGTAAGGGTGCTGATATTATAGGCGTGGGAACTCACCCTTCCGTAGGTCTCCGGAAGGGAGTGGTTGTCAATATAGACAACACCGTTGATTCCATACGGAGGGCTATGGAAGAGGCGGAGCTCATGGCCGGGTGCGAGATAGGCTCTGTGTTAATCGGCATTGCCGGCGGCCATATAAAAGGCTTCAATAGCCATGGGGTGATAGCTGTAAAGGGCCAGGAGGTCTCCCAGGAGGACGTTGACAGGGTCATAGATGCGGCAAGGGCGGTGGCCATACCCCTCGACAGGGAGGTTATTCATATTCTGCCTCAAGAGTATATGGTGGATGAGCAGAGAGGGATCCTGGATCCTGTCGGTATGACCGGGGTAAGGCTGGAAGCCAAGGTACATATAGTAACAGGAGCGGTTACGGCTGCCCAGAACCTTATCAAGTGCGCAAACAGGGCGGGACTCGATGTAGTTGACATAGTTTTTCAGCCCCTTGCCTCGGCCGAGGCCGTCCTAACCCAGGAAGAAAAGGACCTCGGGGTGGCCCTTGTGGACTTCGGGGGCGGCACCACGGATCTTGCCCTGTTTACTGATGGTGCAATAAAACACACGGCGGTGCTGGGACTTGGCGGTAACAACCTTACTAATGACATAGCAGTCGGGTTAAGGACGCCTGTCAAGGAGGCCGAACAAATAAAGACACGTCACGGCAGTTGCCTCAGTTCCCTTGTGGATAAAGACCAGATGATAGAAGTCCCCAGTGTGGGAGGGCGCAAACCCAGGCTTCTGTCCAGACACATATTGTCTGAGATACTTGAGCCCAGGGTGGAGGAGATTTTTACACTGATTGACCAGGAAATGGAACGGACGGGACTTAAAGAACTATTGGCCGGAGGAGTTGTTATAACCGGAGGCTCTGCCCTGCTGCCCGGAATTGCCGAGATCGCAGACCAGGTATTCCAGTTGCCGACGAGAATCGGTTTTCCGCAACGGATCTCCGGCCTGGTGGACGTGGTCAACGGACCCATGTTCGCTACTGCCGTGGGTCTTGTGCTCTTCGGCATGGAAAGTCAACCCAGAAAGAAATTCCGGATAAGGGATGGAAACATATTCAATCGGGTAACCCTTCGCATGAAGTCATGGTTCAAGATTTAA
- a CDS encoding UDP-N-acetylmuramate--L-alanine ligase has protein sequence MYKKQHIHFVGIGGIGMSGLARVLLNLGYTITGSDLCETEITRCLNKLGGIIYKGHAPENIQGADVVVISSAVRESNPEVQEAYSSQIPVIPRAEMLAELMRLKKFGIAVAGAHGKTSTTSMISSVLRAAGLDPTVIIGGKVNGIGSNACWGQGEFLIAEADESDGSFLRLTPSIAVVTNIDREHLDYYADMNAIIRCFLDFIDKIPFYGLAILCGDDPRLREMLPAVKKRVMTYGTGPESDLQARDIHFEGLGASFRAWWQNAELGRIQLKVPGLHHVRNSLAAMALGLELEIPFHKIRTGLMSYEGVGRRFEILGEAEGITIVDDYAHHPTEILATLAAARTCWPERRFVVLFEPHRYSRTRMLMDDFTTAFGEADELWLTEIYPAGETPIVGVSGRRLARNIRDKQGRQVHYVESCGDLPGAIISSLQEDDVVITLGAGTIGRIGTKILDMLKTKEPAIAF, from the coding sequence ATGTATAAAAAACAGCATATTCATTTTGTGGGAATCGGCGGAATAGGCATGAGCGGACTTGCAAGGGTCCTTCTCAATCTTGGATATACAATCACAGGTTCTGATTTATGTGAGACTGAAATCACCAGGTGTCTCAATAAGCTGGGGGGCATAATCTATAAGGGTCATGCCCCTGAAAATATTCAGGGAGCCGATGTAGTGGTGATTTCTTCTGCCGTCAGGGAAAGCAACCCCGAAGTCCAGGAGGCCTATTCCTCTCAAATTCCTGTCATACCGAGGGCTGAAATGCTTGCGGAATTGATGCGGCTCAAGAAGTTCGGCATAGCAGTGGCCGGTGCTCACGGAAAGACCAGCACGACCTCTATGATCTCTTCTGTGCTTCGCGCAGCCGGCCTTGATCCGACGGTCATCATAGGGGGAAAGGTGAATGGTATTGGAAGCAATGCCTGTTGGGGACAGGGCGAGTTCCTGATAGCAGAAGCCGATGAGAGTGACGGGAGTTTCCTGCGCCTTACGCCAAGCATAGCCGTGGTAACCAATATAGACAGAGAGCACCTGGACTATTATGCAGACATGAATGCCATAATCCGGTGTTTTCTGGACTTCATAGACAAAATCCCTTTCTATGGCCTTGCCATACTCTGCGGAGATGACCCCCGCCTCAGAGAGATGCTCCCGGCAGTAAAAAAACGGGTAATGACTTACGGGACAGGACCCGAGTCTGATCTGCAGGCCAGAGACATACACTTCGAAGGCCTGGGAGCATCCTTCAGGGCCTGGTGGCAGAACGCCGAACTCGGCAGGATACAACTCAAGGTCCCGGGGCTGCACCATGTAAGAAATTCCCTGGCTGCAATGGCCCTGGGCCTTGAACTTGAGATACCCTTTCACAAGATCCGGACCGGTCTCATGTCATATGAAGGTGTAGGCAGACGATTTGAGATACTGGGTGAGGCAGAAGGGATAACAATAGTGGATGATTATGCGCACCACCCTACTGAGATACTGGCCACACTCGCGGCTGCCAGGACATGTTGGCCTGAACGCCGGTTCGTGGTTCTTTTTGAACCCCACCGGTACAGCAGGACCCGGATGTTAATGGACGATTTCACCACGGCCTTTGGGGAGGCTGATGAACTGTGGCTGACAGAGATCTATCCAGCCGGCGAAACCCCCATAGTCGGAGTCAGTGGAAGACGTCTGGCCAGAAATATCAGGGATAAACAGGGCAGGCAGGTGCATTATGTGGAGTCCTGCGGGGACCTTCCCGGGGCAATTATATCAAGTCTCCAGGAGGATGACGTGGTCATAACACTCGGTGCCGGCACTATAGGCCGTATAGGAACGAAAATTCTGGACATGCTTAAGACAAAGGAGCCAGCGATTGCTTTCTGA
- a CDS encoding cell division protein FtsZ, whose product MSFEFIEPNLSAKIKAIGVGGGGGNAINNMIASELKGVEFVAANTDSQALEMSLASNKIQLGKGLTRGLGAGAKPEIGREAAEESVDDIRAMLEGSDMVFITAGMGGGTGTGGAPVIAEISKEIGALTVAVVTKPFSFEGNRRTQVAEEGIKELKDVVDTIITIPNDRLRSLAQPNTPILEMFRKADEVLYYAVRGISDLIVLKGYINVDFADVRTVTAEMGMALMGTGVARGSRRALEAVQMAIANPLLEDISISGARGILINITASSSTLSMEEVEQSSSLIRDEAHEDANIILGTVFDDGIDEEIRITVIATGIGTVAPSLEKHIESIKKKNKTVKPDRDPTTCIQMNHILESGLKKRPRKQISNFEGLDKLDDSELDIPAFIRQKAD is encoded by the coding sequence ATGTCGTTTGAGTTTATAGAACCAAACCTCAGTGCAAAGATAAAGGCAATAGGAGTCGGAGGCGGAGGCGGAAACGCTATTAACAACATGATAGCCTCCGAACTCAAGGGGGTTGAATTTGTGGCTGCAAATACGGATTCCCAGGCCCTTGAAATGTCTTTGGCCTCTAATAAGATTCAACTGGGTAAAGGGCTCACCAGGGGACTCGGAGCAGGGGCAAAACCTGAAATCGGCAGGGAGGCCGCAGAAGAGAGCGTAGACGATATCCGGGCAATGCTGGAAGGAAGCGATATGGTCTTCATCACTGCCGGCATGGGCGGAGGCACCGGCACCGGAGGGGCCCCCGTCATTGCCGAAATCAGTAAGGAAATCGGCGCCCTTACAGTAGCGGTAGTGACAAAACCTTTTTCCTTTGAAGGAAATCGCAGGACGCAAGTTGCAGAAGAAGGGATAAAAGAATTAAAAGATGTTGTAGATACCATAATAACCATACCAAACGACCGTCTCAGAAGTCTTGCACAGCCTAACACCCCGATACTCGAGATGTTCCGAAAGGCAGACGAGGTCCTCTACTATGCAGTAAGAGGTATTTCAGACCTCATAGTCCTGAAGGGATATATAAACGTGGATTTTGCGGATGTTCGCACTGTCACGGCTGAAATGGGGATGGCCCTCATGGGTACCGGTGTTGCCAGGGGATCGCGCAGGGCACTGGAGGCAGTACAAATGGCCATAGCCAATCCATTGCTCGAAGACATCTCCATAAGCGGAGCCAGGGGCATACTGATCAATATCACTGCAAGCAGTTCTACCCTGAGTATGGAGGAGGTGGAGCAGTCATCATCCTTGATTCGTGACGAGGCCCATGAGGACGCCAATATCATCCTCGGTACCGTATTTGACGACGGCATAGACGAAGAGATCAGGATAACAGTCATAGCCACCGGCATAGGGACTGTTGCTCCATCCCTTGAAAAGCACATAGAATCCATAAAGAAAAAGAATAAAACTGTGAAACCGGATCGTGATCCGACGACCTGCATCCAAATGAATCACATATTGGAATCAGGCCTGAAAAAAAGGCCGAGAAAACAGATATCAAACTTTGAGGGCCTTGACAAGCTGGACGACAGTGAATTGGACATCCCTGCCTTTATCAGGCAAAAGGCGGACTGA
- a CDS encoding UDP-N-acetylenolpyruvoylglucosamine reductase, which yields MLSEDLKKIRDLQVREDVPLLPLTSFRIGGPAHLFLVPGSLKALEQTISYLSNRSIPYKVLGRGSNLLISDKGVKIVMSLAALNSIHSSPRGHFLKTVSVGAGCRLDSFVSWSIRNGLSGLENLSGIPASIGGAIAMNAGTNKFSMSEAIEAVQFTGPDGSCWLRRDRLQFDYRSLRLPDRALISAARIQLCKADPDRIRRRVKRVMLKRRATQPAGEPSAGCIFRNPPGDSAGRLIDRCGLKGLRIGDAEISKRHANFIVNCGKASALQVVDLLKIIRERVQKETGIKLVPEVSVWGMET from the coding sequence TTGCTTTCTGAGGATCTGAAAAAAATAAGAGATCTCCAGGTACGTGAGGATGTTCCTCTTTTACCACTTACAAGCTTCCGGATAGGCGGGCCCGCGCATCTGTTCCTGGTTCCGGGCAGTTTGAAGGCCCTTGAGCAGACTATTTCTTACCTCAGTAATCGCTCCATACCCTATAAGGTGCTGGGCCGGGGAAGCAACCTGTTGATCAGCGATAAAGGCGTGAAGATAGTCATGAGCCTTGCAGCTTTGAACAGTATCCATTCCTCCCCCCGTGGCCATTTCCTTAAAACAGTGTCCGTAGGGGCAGGATGCAGGCTGGATTCCTTTGTTTCCTGGTCCATACGCAACGGCCTGTCCGGCCTTGAGAATCTTTCGGGTATTCCGGCAAGTATAGGGGGGGCCATAGCCATGAACGCAGGCACTAACAAGTTTTCCATGTCAGAAGCAATAGAAGCTGTACAATTTACAGGCCCTGATGGGAGTTGCTGGCTCCGGAGAGATAGACTGCAATTTGATTACAGGTCCTTAAGGCTTCCGGACAGGGCCCTTATCTCTGCCGCAAGGATTCAACTCTGCAAAGCCGATCCCGATCGGATCAGGCGCCGTGTCAAAAGGGTGATGCTCAAACGGAGGGCCACCCAGCCTGCAGGAGAACCGAGTGCAGGGTGTATTTTCAGAAATCCCCCGGGAGATTCAGCAGGAAGGCTCATAGACCGGTGCGGACTCAAGGGTCTTAGAATCGGTGATGCCGAGATATCCAAAAGGCATGCAAACTTTATTGTGAACTGCGGAAAAGCCAGTGCTCTACAGGTAGTGGATCTGCTAAAAATCATCAGGGAGCGCGTACAAAAAGAGACTGGCATTAAACTTGTCCCGGAGGTGTCTGTTTGGGGTATGGAGACATGA
- a CDS encoding phosphoglucosamine mutase has protein sequence MRKLFGTDGIRGMANIHPMTTDIAMKIGRAVAYMFRNRRGRHPRILIGKDTRLSCYMLENALAAGICSMGVDVLLLGPMPTPAIAFLTANMRADAGVVISASHNPFQDNGIKLFSGEGFKLPDELEERIEELMDSEALIKSQPTGQNVGKAFRIDDAPGRYIVFLKNTFPKDLALDGVKVVLDCAHGATYKVAPAVFEELGADVIRLGVSPNGTNINYRCGAIYPELIQKAVGEHNADIGIALDGDGDRVIVVDEKGSVVNGDHLMAICAYDMIDRGRLNFNTVVATVMSNIGLEVALENKGGRLVRTQVGDRYVVETMRRTGYNFGGEQSGHLIFLDHITTGDGILAALQLLAIMQRKERPLSGLADIMDSFPQVLHNVRVREKKNVDEIAGLKELKDQLEKDLKRRGRILVRASGTEPVIRIMVEGEKEEQIHAIALTMGNHIKSVFGI, from the coding sequence ATGCGCAAGTTGTTCGGCACAGACGGCATTCGCGGGATGGCTAACATCCATCCCATGACTACTGATATTGCCATGAAGATCGGCCGTGCCGTAGCCTATATGTTTAGAAATCGTCGCGGGCGCCATCCCAGGATACTTATAGGGAAGGACACCCGGTTGTCGTGCTATATGCTGGAGAATGCGCTTGCAGCCGGAATATGTTCAATGGGAGTGGATGTTTTGCTGCTGGGGCCCATGCCTACTCCGGCCATTGCATTTCTTACCGCCAATATGAGAGCTGATGCCGGGGTAGTTATATCAGCGTCCCATAATCCCTTTCAGGATAATGGGATAAAACTCTTTTCGGGTGAGGGCTTTAAATTGCCCGATGAATTAGAGGAACGAATAGAGGAACTGATGGATTCTGAGGCCCTGATAAAATCCCAGCCGACAGGACAGAATGTCGGCAAGGCCTTCCGCATTGACGATGCCCCCGGCAGGTACATAGTATTTCTGAAAAATACGTTTCCAAAGGATCTTGCCCTGGATGGCGTTAAGGTCGTGCTGGACTGTGCACATGGTGCGACCTACAAGGTGGCTCCTGCTGTTTTTGAAGAGCTTGGGGCCGATGTAATCAGATTGGGAGTGAGCCCGAACGGCACCAATATTAACTACAGGTGCGGAGCCATTTATCCTGAACTCATACAGAAGGCCGTGGGCGAGCACAACGCCGATATCGGGATCGCTCTTGACGGTGATGGTGATCGTGTAATAGTAGTTGACGAAAAGGGTTCAGTGGTCAATGGAGATCACCTTATGGCAATATGCGCCTATGATATGATTGACAGGGGCAGACTCAACTTTAATACCGTAGTGGCGACGGTTATGAGCAATATAGGACTTGAGGTCGCCCTGGAGAATAAAGGCGGGCGTCTGGTCAGAACGCAGGTTGGTGACCGCTACGTAGTGGAGACCATGAGGAGGACAGGTTACAACTTCGGTGGTGAGCAGTCAGGACACCTGATATTCCTGGATCATATAACTACAGGAGATGGCATCCTGGCTGCCCTGCAGCTTCTGGCTATCATGCAAAGGAAAGAAAGGCCCCTTTCAGGACTTGCCGACATAATGGATTCCTTTCCCCAGGTACTACATAATGTCCGCGTGCGGGAAAAGAAGAACGTGGATGAAATTGCCGGTCTCAAGGAACTCAAGGACCAGTTAGAGAAAGATCTTAAACGCAGAGGCAGAATACTTGTCAGGGCCTCCGGCACTGAGCCGGTTATACGCATAATGGTTGAAGGTGAAAAAGAGGAGCAGATTCACGCCATAGCCCTGACGATGGGTAATCATATTAAGTCGGTCTTCGGTATTTAG